The genome window ATCCGGCCCGCCGCCAAATCCGCTGCGCGCCACGTCCTTGCGGCGGCTCCGCCCCCTTGCGGCCTCGGTGGCATGGCGGTTGCGATAACGCCGGGCATCGATGCCTGAAGGACGCAAGGCGGTCACGGAGGACCGGTATCGCGGAGGAGGTGGTTGGATGCTTCACAACGAGAAGGGCTTCACCCTGATCGAGCTGATGATCGTGGTCGTGATCATCGGGATTCTCGCGGCGATCGCCATTCCGAACTTCGTCGCCATGCAGGATCGCGCACGCGAAGGCAGCGTGAAGGCGAACATGCACAGCTTCCAGCTGGCGATCGAAGACTTCGCCGTGAAGAACAGCGGAATCTACCCGGTGGCCGGAGATGACGCCGCAGTGAAGGCGAACATGCCCGGCGGCAACTACCCGGTGAATCCGTTCTCGGGCGCGCACGACGCGTGGACGTGGGTGGCCCCGGCGGCAGCCGGCATCGTCGGCACCAGCGTGGTCTCCACGGCCGGCTACAACATCCAGGGCTACGGGAAGACGGCCCTGCTCACCCTGAACTTGACGAACGGTTGATGATTCGCGGCGGTACACACCCATCCATCGGAGGTGCCATGCTTCGCAACGACAAGGGCTTCACCCTCATCGAGCTCATGATCGTGGTCGTGATCATCGGAATTCTGGCTGCGATC of Candidatus Binatia bacterium contains these proteins:
- a CDS encoding type II secretion system protein: MLHNEKGFTLIELMIVVVIIGILAAIAIPNFVAMQDRAREGSVKANMHSFQLAIEDFAVKNSGIYPVAGDDAAVKANMPGGNYPVNPFSGAHDAWTWVAPAAAGIVGTSVVSTAGYNIQGYGKTALLTLNLTNG